Proteins encoded together in one Halorubellus sp. JP-L1 window:
- the nth gene encoding endonuclease III, which yields MGTPLDSRRAQAETVVERLHEEYPDSTISLNYASRLELLVAVVLSAQCTDERVNDVTEDLFETYQRPEDYANASEDELADAIYGITFHNSKAGYLKGIGEQLLAEHDGGVPDEMSALTDLPGVGRKTANVVLQHGHDVVEGIVVDTHVQRLSRRLGLTEAERPEAIERDLLDVVPESEWQQFTHLLIDHGRAVCGARTAECGECVLADVCPSEQGDSEIDLASGDPW from the coding sequence ATGGGAACCCCACTGGATTCGCGACGGGCGCAGGCCGAGACGGTCGTCGAGCGCCTCCACGAGGAGTACCCCGACTCGACGATCTCGCTGAACTACGCGTCGCGTCTGGAGCTCCTCGTCGCGGTCGTGCTGTCCGCGCAGTGCACGGACGAGCGCGTGAACGACGTCACCGAGGATCTCTTCGAGACCTACCAGCGTCCCGAGGACTACGCGAACGCGAGCGAGGACGAGCTCGCGGACGCGATCTACGGTATTACGTTCCACAACAGCAAGGCGGGCTACCTGAAGGGGATCGGCGAGCAGTTGCTCGCGGAGCACGACGGGGGGGTCCCCGACGAGATGAGTGCGCTCACGGACCTCCCGGGCGTGGGTCGGAAGACGGCGAACGTCGTCCTCCAGCACGGCCACGACGTCGTTGAGGGGATCGTCGTCGACACGCACGTCCAGCGACTGTCGCGTCGCCTCGGTCTCACGGAGGCGGAGCGACCGGAAGCCATCGAGCGGGACCTGCTGGACGTCGTCCCCGAGAGCGAGTGGCAGCAGTTCACGCACCTCCTCATCGACCACGGGCGCGCCGTCTGCGGCGCTCGGACTGCGGAGTGCGGCGAGTGCGTGCTCGCGGACGTCTGTCCCTCGGAGCAGGGCGACAGCGAGATTGACCTGGCGAGCGGCGACCCCTGGTAG
- a CDS encoding plastocyanin/azurin family copper-binding protein, with protein sequence MANNTTTEGTPDGTGTTNGTETGGANETTGGGGASGPTEEVIVGPDGDLVYDPADLTIANGTTVNFVWESDDHNIVVDSQPDGAGWEGTEGPDSKTYDTGHEYSHTFTTNGEYAYFCQPHVGAGMEATITVQDSVDTGGGGGEQNPEHMGVPFQAHFVGLATILAIISSLLYTFYTLKYGESAHTAAPNKK encoded by the coding sequence GTGGCCAACAACACGACGACGGAGGGGACGCCGGACGGTACCGGTACCACCAACGGTACCGAGACTGGCGGTGCGAACGAGACCACCGGCGGCGGCGGAGCGTCCGGCCCCACCGAAGAGGTCATCGTCGGCCCCGACGGCGACCTCGTGTACGACCCGGCCGACCTCACGATCGCGAACGGGACGACCGTGAACTTCGTGTGGGAGTCGGACGACCACAACATCGTCGTCGACAGCCAGCCCGACGGCGCGGGCTGGGAGGGTACGGAAGGACCGGACTCGAAGACGTACGACACCGGCCACGAGTACTCGCACACGTTCACGACGAACGGCGAGTACGCGTACTTCTGTCAGCCCCACGTCGGTGCCGGGATGGAAGCGACGATCACCGTTCAGGACAGCGTCGACACCGGAGGCGGTGGCGGCGAACAGAACCCCGAGCACATGGGCGTGCCGTTCCAGGCGCACTTCGTCGGCCTGGCGACCATCCTCGCCATCATTAGCTCCCTCCTCTACACGTTCTACACGCTCAAGTACGGCGAATCCGCACACACTGCGGCCCCGAACAAGAAATAA
- a CDS encoding ubiquinol-cytochrome c reductase iron-sulfur subunit, with translation MPLDEDKYPVESDRRRFVKGVVGGAALAGVTTASAAAVNSATAPTGAGGGATTFYAVENTDGPAPRGMPQIPIEIDDEGYLKGAWPEYEEGDDAAVTENYGGSDVTYSSAWFQYCGVQTYSGVYPDADQDNYFRYSSSGYDWHSDVGGDRIHVDDFAELGEDWREWNTSFGTRSNGKPASGTWRSQDLSPQETMPIQVIRSENVLELAEEDPWIEASTAQGCIAWLNKCTHFCCVPGFKTLEGSAKFGAADQIYCQCHQSVYDPFSIVRKSFVALPRPEQED, from the coding sequence ATGCCACTGGACGAAGACAAGTATCCGGTCGAATCGGACCGTCGGCGGTTCGTCAAAGGCGTCGTCGGCGGCGCCGCCCTCGCGGGCGTGACGACGGCGAGCGCAGCCGCGGTCAACAGCGCCACCGCGCCGACTGGCGCCGGTGGTGGAGCGACGACGTTCTACGCCGTCGAGAACACCGACGGCCCCGCACCGCGCGGGATGCCCCAGATTCCCATCGAGATAGACGACGAAGGCTACCTGAAGGGTGCGTGGCCGGAGTACGAGGAAGGCGACGACGCCGCCGTCACGGAGAACTACGGCGGGTCGGACGTGACGTACTCCTCGGCGTGGTTCCAGTACTGTGGCGTGCAGACGTACTCCGGCGTCTACCCGGACGCCGACCAGGACAACTACTTCCGGTACTCGTCGTCGGGCTACGACTGGCACAGCGACGTGGGCGGCGACCGGATACACGTCGACGACTTCGCGGAACTCGGCGAGGACTGGCGGGAGTGGAACACGTCGTTCGGGACGCGATCGAACGGGAAGCCCGCTTCCGGGACGTGGCGGTCGCAGGACCTGTCGCCCCAGGAGACGATGCCGATCCAGGTCATCCGCTCGGAGAACGTCCTCGAACTGGCCGAAGAGGACCCGTGGATCGAGGCGTCGACCGCGCAAGGCTGCATCGCGTGGCTGAACAAGTGCACGCACTTCTGTTGCGTGCCCGGCTTCAAGACCCTCGAGGGGTCGGCGAAGTTCGGTGCGGCGGACCAGATCTACTGCCAGTGTCATCAGTCGGTCTACGACCCGTTCAGTATCGTGCGGAAGTCGTTCGTCGCACTCCCGCGACCGGAGCAGGAGGACTGA
- a CDS encoding cytochrome bc complex cytochrome b subunit → MSLEKKDEYDHSGWMQKKDLTPVEKGYLMVLVWLDRRLRIVDYLELLEDLYYKVNMQMPKSHTEQYNLDNKFWYWYPLYALGSFSTIAYVVAALSGALLGFYYAPATTGDPSGAYNQIVFIMTDLNFGFMLRSIHRWSAQVMVAAVFLHMLRVYFTGAYKEPRELNWILGIVLISLTMVFGYTGYLLPWDQLAFWAGQIGVEMSLSVPLAGEWVAQLMFGGFTLTQSTLQRMYILHVFLLPFVVTTLIAVHIGIVWMQGIAEPH, encoded by the coding sequence ATGAGCTTGGAGAAGAAAGACGAATACGACCATAGCGGCTGGATGCAGAAGAAGGACCTGACGCCCGTGGAGAAGGGCTACCTGATGGTCCTGGTCTGGCTCGACCGGCGACTCCGCATCGTCGACTACCTGGAGCTGCTCGAGGACCTCTACTACAAGGTCAACATGCAGATGCCGAAGAGTCACACCGAACAGTACAATCTCGACAACAAGTTCTGGTACTGGTACCCGCTGTACGCGCTCGGGTCGTTCTCGACGATCGCGTACGTCGTCGCGGCACTCTCGGGGGCGCTGCTCGGGTTCTACTACGCGCCGGCGACGACCGGTGACCCCTCCGGGGCGTACAACCAGATCGTGTTCATCATGACCGACCTGAACTTCGGGTTCATGCTCCGTTCGATCCATCGCTGGTCGGCGCAGGTCATGGTCGCGGCAGTGTTCCTCCACATGCTCCGCGTGTACTTCACGGGGGCGTACAAGGAACCGCGCGAACTCAACTGGATCCTCGGCATCGTCCTCATCTCGCTGACGATGGTGTTCGGGTACACGGGCTACCTGCTGCCGTGGGACCAGCTGGCGTTCTGGGCGGGCCAGATCGGCGTCGAGATGTCGCTGTCAGTACCGCTTGCCGGCGAGTGGGTCGCCCAGCTCATGTTCGGCGGGTTCACGTTGACACAGTCGACCTTGCAGCGCATGTACATCCTGCACGTCTTCCTGTTGCCGTTCGTGGTGACGACGCTCATCGCGGTCCACATCGGCATCGTCTGGATGCAGGGCATCGCGGAACCACACTAA
- a CDS encoding cytochrome bc complex cytochrome b subunit: MSENNDEEPMADGGSGTGIVAPDDETPTWRERKERTQGLSRLTYEYFERARREDQDLRQESDYVERDVLAFPAWPHEMIRNLSLTSFFVGMILFLSATLPPHIGPPANPNSTPAVILPDWYLYWSFGLLKLGPLNPDLSLLGGSKLLADRTYGVIANLVVVGVIAIVPFLNKGSARRPVEQPFWAAVGMFGVTFAFTISMLSIKNLLPMDSNLLLDVTFLLPIVAGTITYAVLRSMQEGYMYDLNRRYYRLRPPK; this comes from the coding sequence ATGTCAGAAAACAACGACGAGGAACCCATGGCCGACGGCGGTAGTGGCACCGGCATCGTCGCGCCGGACGACGAGACCCCGACGTGGCGCGAGCGCAAGGAGCGCACGCAGGGGCTGTCCCGGTTGACGTACGAGTACTTCGAGCGCGCGCGTCGCGAGGATCAGGATCTCCGCCAGGAGTCCGATTACGTCGAGCGGGACGTGCTCGCGTTCCCGGCGTGGCCCCACGAGATGATCCGGAACCTGTCCCTGACGAGTTTCTTCGTCGGGATGATCCTGTTCCTGTCGGCGACGCTCCCGCCGCACATTGGGCCGCCAGCGAATCCGAATAGTACGCCGGCGGTCATCCTGCCGGACTGGTACCTCTACTGGTCGTTCGGGCTGTTGAAGCTCGGCCCGCTGAACCCCGACCTGTCGCTACTTGGTGGGTCGAAGCTGCTGGCGGACCGGACGTACGGCGTGATCGCGAACCTCGTCGTCGTCGGCGTCATCGCGATCGTCCCGTTCCTGAACAAGGGGAGTGCGCGCCGGCCCGTCGAGCAGCCGTTCTGGGCTGCGGTCGGGATGTTCGGCGTGACGTTCGCGTTCACGATCAGTATGCTCTCGATCAAGAACCTGCTCCCGATGGACTCGAACCTCCTGCTGGACGTGACGTTCCTGCTGCCGATCGTTGCGGGGACGATCACGTACGCGGTGCTTCGGTCGATGCAGGAGGGGTACATGTACGACCTGAACCGGCGGTACTATCGGCTGCGGCCGCCGAAGTAA
- a CDS encoding NAD(+)/NADH kinase, whose product MDDSKRASTVVGIVDVADATAPDVSALAAAVDDATALVDDARALATADVDAVVARGERSLYECVRARVDAPVLPIDTDHGTHGVPHRDAAAAIAALVADTYETTTRTTLAVATETIEPVRALADVTLVTSEPARISEYTLTATDRIVGRFRADGVVLATPVGSQGYARAAGSHVLAPHTGVLAAVPIAPFATNADDWIVPDDDVSLTVERDEGDVSLRIDDRHVTTVGREATVDVTTDDPLTLAITPQSTGPWPHALEKH is encoded by the coding sequence ATGGACGACTCCAAGAGGGCGTCCACGGTCGTCGGCATCGTCGACGTCGCCGACGCCACCGCGCCCGACGTCAGCGCGCTCGCCGCCGCCGTCGACGACGCCACCGCGCTCGTCGACGACGCCCGCGCGCTCGCCACCGCCGACGTCGACGCCGTCGTCGCCCGCGGCGAACGCTCGCTCTACGAGTGCGTTCGCGCCCGCGTCGACGCGCCCGTCCTCCCCATCGACACCGACCACGGCACGCACGGCGTCCCCCACCGGGACGCCGCCGCCGCCATCGCCGCCCTCGTCGCCGACACCTACGAGACCACGACCCGGACGACGCTCGCCGTCGCCACCGAGACCATCGAGCCGGTTCGCGCACTCGCCGACGTCACCCTCGTCACGAGCGAACCCGCACGCATCAGCGAGTACACGCTCACCGCGACCGACCGCATCGTCGGCCGGTTCCGCGCCGACGGCGTCGTCCTCGCCACCCCCGTCGGATCACAGGGATACGCGCGCGCCGCCGGCAGCCACGTCCTCGCCCCACACACGGGCGTCCTCGCAGCCGTCCCGATCGCGCCGTTCGCCACGAACGCCGACGACTGGATCGTCCCCGACGACGACGTCTCCCTCACCGTCGAACGCGACGAAGGCGACGTCTCCCTCCGCATCGACGACCGCCACGTCACCACCGTCGGGCGCGAAGCGACCGTCGACGTCACCACGGACGACCCGCTCACGCTCGCGATCACCCCCCAGAGCACCGGGCCGTGGCCGCACGCATTGGAAAAACACTAA
- a CDS encoding M28 family peptidase, whose translation MTDWIGATFTSDAGWNHLETLVDVGDRMAGSDGERTAAAATRDALADAGARDAHLAEFPIQGWKRGDSHVDASGERYDEQHQALALPRSPAGTVSGELVDLGHGLPRDFETADLEGKVVLARSDVPEWYDRYLHRREKYYHAVEAGAAAFLYQNHVEGCLPPTGSVGTEADPVGEIPAVGVSAEAGARIARRADGDLVEVSVDATLDDATSQNVHATLGPDTDDEVLLTSHVDAHDIAEGAMDNGAGTAGVVEVTKALAARESELDTRVHVVCFGAEEVGLVGSTHLANETDLADVAAVCNLDGICQGRTLGFYAHGFDELEAVVEDVADRLDQPAYVTPELGPHSDHWPFTQWGVPGTHAYGKTTGDGRGWGHTHADTLDKLEQRDLREQAIVLTELVVALADADTTIPHRDPGEIADQLRDEDLAEGMQVTGDWPYDD comes from the coding sequence ATGACAGACTGGATCGGTGCGACGTTCACCAGCGACGCGGGCTGGAATCACCTGGAGACGCTCGTCGACGTCGGCGACCGCATGGCCGGCAGCGACGGAGAGCGGACGGCAGCGGCGGCGACGCGGGACGCACTCGCCGACGCCGGCGCGCGCGACGCACACCTCGCCGAGTTCCCCATCCAGGGCTGGAAGCGCGGCGACAGCCACGTCGACGCGAGCGGCGAACGCTACGACGAACAACACCAGGCCCTCGCGCTCCCGCGCTCGCCAGCCGGAACCGTCTCGGGCGAACTCGTCGACCTCGGCCACGGCCTCCCGCGGGACTTCGAGACGGCAGACCTCGAGGGGAAGGTCGTGCTCGCGCGCTCGGACGTCCCCGAGTGGTACGACCGCTACCTCCACCGGCGCGAGAAATACTATCACGCCGTCGAAGCCGGTGCCGCAGCGTTCCTCTACCAGAACCACGTCGAGGGCTGCCTCCCGCCGACGGGAAGCGTCGGCACCGAAGCCGACCCCGTCGGCGAAATCCCCGCCGTCGGCGTCTCCGCCGAAGCCGGCGCGCGCATCGCTCGCCGCGCCGACGGCGACCTCGTCGAGGTATCCGTCGACGCAACCCTCGACGACGCCACCAGCCAGAACGTCCACGCCACGCTCGGCCCCGACACCGACGACGAAGTCCTCCTGACGAGCCACGTCGACGCGCACGACATCGCCGAAGGCGCGATGGACAACGGCGCCGGGACCGCCGGCGTCGTCGAGGTGACGAAGGCACTCGCCGCACGCGAGAGCGAACTCGACACGCGCGTCCACGTCGTCTGCTTCGGCGCCGAAGAGGTCGGCCTCGTCGGCTCGACCCACCTCGCGAACGAGACCGACCTCGCAGACGTCGCCGCGGTCTGCAACCTCGACGGGATCTGTCAGGGCCGCACGCTCGGGTTCTACGCGCACGGGTTCGACGAACTCGAAGCCGTCGTCGAGGACGTCGCAGACCGCCTCGACCAGCCCGCGTACGTCACGCCCGAACTCGGCCCGCACAGCGACCACTGGCCGTTCACCCAGTGGGGCGTCCCCGGCACGCACGCCTACGGGAAGACCACCGGCGACGGCCGCGGCTGGGGGCACACGCACGCCGACACCCTCGACAAACTCGAGCAGCGCGACCTCCGCGAACAGGCCATCGTACTCACCGAACTCGTCGTCGCCCTCGCCGACGCCGACACCACCATCCCCCACCGCGACCCCGGAGAAATCGCCGACCAACTCCGGGACGAAGACCTCGCCGAAGGCATGCAAGTCACCGGCGACTGGCCGTACGACGACTGA
- the pdhA gene encoding pyruvate dehydrogenase (acetyl-transferring) E1 component subunit alpha, with protein MSKADNIVRVMSPGGSQIDDHSVSAERARSLYETMVLARTFDEKAVSLHRQGRIGTYAPMAGQEAAQVGAAAAMPDRDYLFPTYRDHAMYLQRGLDLREVLLHLSGDGNYIDREDPADLTTFPPTIPIATQLPHAVGVGMAAKYKGDDVASLVSFGDGATSEGDFHEALNFAGVFETPTVFFCQNNGYAISVPRERQTASATIAQKAQAYGFDGVRVDGNDVFAVYDVVTEALEKARNGGGPTLIEAVTYRKGAHTTTDDPSKYRDEADAEDWRLEDPLDRARTYLGEEFEWSETDEAATQEWATETVKEAVTAAEEHTGYDAGEMFENVFAEMPAHLREQRRDLVADPQVER; from the coding sequence ATGTCGAAGGCCGATAACATCGTTCGCGTCATGTCTCCGGGCGGCTCCCAGATCGACGACCACTCCGTCTCCGCCGAGCGAGCACGCTCGCTCTACGAGACGATGGTACTCGCCCGGACATTCGACGAGAAAGCCGTGAGCCTCCACCGACAGGGCCGGATAGGGACGTACGCGCCGATGGCTGGCCAGGAGGCGGCCCAGGTCGGCGCCGCGGCGGCAATGCCCGACCGGGACTACCTGTTCCCGACGTACCGCGACCACGCGATGTACCTCCAGCGGGGCCTCGACCTCCGCGAGGTGCTCCTGCACCTCTCGGGCGACGGGAACTACATCGACCGCGAGGACCCCGCGGACCTGACGACGTTCCCCCCGACGATCCCCATCGCCACCCAGTTACCGCACGCCGTCGGCGTCGGGATGGCGGCGAAGTACAAGGGCGACGACGTCGCGTCGCTCGTGTCGTTCGGCGACGGCGCGACCTCGGAAGGGGACTTCCACGAGGCACTGAACTTCGCGGGCGTGTTCGAGACGCCGACGGTGTTCTTCTGTCAGAACAACGGCTACGCGATCTCGGTGCCGCGCGAGCGCCAGACGGCGAGCGCGACCATCGCCCAGAAGGCCCAGGCGTACGGGTTCGATGGCGTGCGCGTCGACGGAAACGACGTGTTCGCGGTGTACGACGTCGTCACTGAGGCCCTGGAGAAGGCGCGGAACGGCGGTGGGCCGACGCTCATCGAGGCGGTGACGTACCGGAAGGGCGCGCACACGACGACGGACGACCCCTCGAAGTACCGGGACGAGGCGGACGCGGAGGACTGGCGGCTCGAGGACCCCCTGGATCGCGCTCGCACGTACCTCGGCGAGGAGTTCGAGTGGTCGGAGACGGACGAGGCGGCGACCCAGGAGTGGGCGACGGAGACGGTCAAGGAGGCGGTGACGGCGGCCGAGGAGCACACGGGTTACGACGCTGGCGAGATGTTCGAGAACGTGTTCGCGGAGATGCCCGCGCACCTCCGCGAGCAGCGCCGCGACCTCGTCGCCGACCCGCAGGTCGAGCGGTAG
- a CDS encoding MTH865 family protein has translation MTEDAPTVTDDASTETEDAPTVTDDAPTDEAAIRERLQDVLADVAFPVADPLEVAAGVDAPHAERVVVDDRRFTAMELAVRLEPHHEFPYETASALVDDVLAGLREEELL, from the coding sequence GTGACCGAAGACGCACCGACCGTGACGGACGACGCATCGACCGAAACCGAAGACGCACCGACAGTGACGGACGACGCACCCACCGACGAAGCCGCCATCCGCGAGCGCTTACAGGACGTCCTCGCGGACGTCGCGTTCCCCGTCGCGGACCCACTCGAGGTCGCCGCCGGTGTCGACGCCCCCCACGCGGAGCGCGTCGTCGTCGACGACCGACGGTTCACCGCGATGGAACTCGCCGTCCGCCTCGAACCACACCACGAGTTCCCCTACGAGACGGCGTCCGCGCTCGTCGACGACGTCCTGGCGGGACTGCGCGAAGAAGAACTCCTCTGA
- a CDS encoding Lrp/AsnC family transcriptional regulator, protein MDDRDVRLLKAIADLGTGSPERLHEETGIPVSTIHYRLNNLREAGVIENDCYDLDLDALGLGVTVILEVLTDYSGSHEHVAEDVEAIEGVTQLFSTMGETDYVAIARLTDGDDVGRLIRDFESVDAVERTNSTYVIDEIHEDSRGLSSYSMDTLLATLTDD, encoded by the coding sequence ATGGACGACCGCGACGTGCGCCTCCTGAAGGCCATCGCCGACCTCGGCACCGGCAGCCCCGAGCGCCTCCACGAGGAGACCGGCATCCCCGTCTCCACGATCCACTACCGCCTCAACAACCTCCGCGAGGCCGGCGTCATAGAGAACGACTGCTACGACCTCGACCTCGACGCCCTCGGCCTCGGCGTCACCGTCATCCTCGAAGTCCTCACCGACTACTCCGGCAGCCACGAGCACGTCGCCGAGGACGTCGAAGCCATCGAGGGCGTCACCCAACTGTTCTCCACGATGGGCGAGACCGACTACGTCGCCATCGCGCGCCTCACAGACGGCGACGACGTCGGTCGCCTCATCCGCGACTTCGAGTCCGTCGACGCCGTCGAACGCACCAACTCCACGTACGTTATCGACGAGATCCACGAGGACTCGCGCGGCCTCTCGAGTTACAGCATGGACACGCTGCTCGCGACGCTCACCGACGACTGA
- a CDS encoding DMT family transporter, producing the protein MSQKYWRALPDTSLMFVSLAILWGTSFVAIEVGLHHVPALAFAALRYDVAGVVVLAYAVAATDRWRPRTRTELASVLVPAVFVFGAYPALLYVGETYVSGALAAVVVSLSPVLTAGFGSALDLEEPLTTTGLVGVALGILGVGVVVNPAPGVLDGSVVGVGLVLAGTACFALGSVLARPFDAGLPKPTTQAWGMVGGAVGLHVASLARGESLADATWTTDAVVALAYLALASGAVAFLVYFELLERVGATEITLVAYLEPVVAALVGWAIFGNVVDTTTALGFAVIFLGFAVLKRHALTDVLAAARQRVRTHA; encoded by the coding sequence ATTTCGCAGAAGTACTGGAGAGCTCTTCCAGACACGAGCCTCATGTTCGTATCGCTCGCCATCCTGTGGGGGACGTCGTTCGTCGCGATCGAGGTCGGCCTCCATCACGTCCCGGCGCTCGCGTTCGCCGCACTCCGCTACGACGTCGCCGGCGTCGTCGTGCTCGCGTACGCCGTCGCCGCAACCGACCGCTGGCGGCCGCGCACGCGAACGGAACTCGCGTCCGTCCTCGTCCCCGCCGTCTTCGTCTTCGGAGCGTACCCCGCACTCCTCTACGTCGGCGAGACGTACGTCTCCGGCGCGCTCGCGGCCGTCGTCGTCTCGCTCTCGCCAGTCCTCACCGCCGGGTTCGGGAGCGCACTCGACCTCGAGGAACCCCTGACCACGACCGGGCTCGTCGGGGTAGCGCTCGGCATCCTCGGCGTCGGCGTCGTCGTCAATCCCGCACCTGGCGTGCTCGACGGGAGCGTCGTCGGCGTCGGCCTCGTCCTTGCCGGCACCGCGTGCTTCGCACTCGGGAGCGTCCTCGCACGTCCCTTCGACGCCGGCCTCCCGAAACCCACCACGCAAGCGTGGGGGATGGTCGGCGGTGCCGTCGGCCTGCACGTCGCGAGCCTCGCCCGCGGCGAATCCCTCGCGGACGCGACGTGGACGACCGACGCCGTCGTCGCGCTCGCGTACCTCGCGCTCGCCTCCGGCGCAGTCGCGTTCCTCGTCTACTTCGAACTCCTCGAACGCGTCGGCGCGACCGAGATCACGCTCGTCGCGTACCTCGAACCCGTCGTCGCCGCACTCGTCGGCTGGGCGATCTTCGGGAACGTCGTCGACACCACGACCGCGCTCGGGTTCGCAGTCATCTTCCTCGGGTTCGCCGTCCTCAAACGCCACGCGCTCACGGACGTCCTCGCCGCCGCTCGACAGCGCGTCCGTACGCACGCCTGA
- a CDS encoding M42 family metallopeptidase, producing MTDFAFDESLLVELTETHGVPGYEDAVRDVVRREFDGTVDAVRSDAMGNLVGTIEGSETPEYEVVVAAHMDEIGFMVRNVDEDGFVQIDALGGWDPEVLRAQRVVVHTDDEALTGVIGSIPPHSGGSDDDDREVHDVDVDLGLPADEVRERVHVGDRVTTTQTTAVVGDCVNGKSVDNRVSVFALCELADRLEDPPVTVHLAATVQEEVGLRGAEAIGVDLAPDLALALDTTVANDVPETDDDKYVTRLGDGAGIKFKDSSVLPNRKVVDRLRAVADDESIPVQHEVLPAGGTDTGSLQRSAGATPVGAISFPTRYLHTPTESVHGDDVAAAIDLAEGFLASETGDHDYTL from the coding sequence ATGACGGACTTTGCCTTCGACGAGTCGCTGCTCGTCGAACTGACGGAGACCCACGGCGTACCAGGCTACGAGGACGCGGTCCGCGACGTCGTTCGACGCGAGTTCGACGGCACCGTCGACGCCGTGCGGAGCGACGCGATGGGGAACCTCGTCGGCACCATCGAGGGCTCGGAGACGCCCGAGTACGAGGTCGTCGTCGCCGCGCACATGGACGAGATCGGGTTCATGGTGCGCAACGTCGACGAGGACGGGTTCGTGCAGATCGACGCGCTCGGCGGCTGGGACCCCGAGGTCCTGCGCGCGCAGCGCGTCGTCGTCCACACCGACGACGAGGCCCTCACGGGCGTCATCGGCTCCATCCCCCCGCACTCGGGCGGGTCCGACGACGACGACCGCGAGGTCCACGACGTCGACGTCGACCTCGGCCTGCCCGCCGACGAGGTCCGCGAGCGCGTGCACGTCGGCGACCGCGTCACCACCACGCAGACGACCGCGGTCGTCGGCGACTGCGTCAACGGCAAGTCCGTCGACAACCGCGTGAGCGTGTTCGCGCTCTGCGAGCTCGCCGACCGACTCGAGGACCCGCCCGTGACCGTGCATCTCGCCGCCACGGTGCAGGAAGAGGTCGGACTCCGCGGTGCGGAGGCCATCGGCGTGGACCTGGCACCGGACCTCGCGCTCGCGCTCGACACGACCGTCGCGAACGACGTCCCCGAGACGGACGACGACAAGTACGTCACGCGCCTCGGCGACGGCGCCGGGATCAAGTTCAAGGACTCGAGCGTCCTCCCGAACCGGAAGGTCGTCGACCGCCTGCGCGCGGTCGCGGACGACGAGTCGATTCCCGTCCAGCACGAGGTCCTGCCCGCGGGCGGCACCGACACGGGGAGCCTCCAGCGGTCCGCGGGCGCGACGCCCGTCGGCGCCATCTCGTTCCCGACGCGGTACCTCCACACGCCGACCGAGAGCGTGCACGGCGACGACGTCGCCGCCGCCATCGACCTCGCCGAGGGGTTCCTCGCGTCGGAGACCGGCGACCACGACTACACGCTGTAG
- a CDS encoding plastocyanin/azurin family copper-binding protein, which translates to MDEDATDAPVSRRQFMTAVTGAAAAGTAGVAGAQEEETTGEGGGGGGGGATEEVVVGPGGDLVYEPADLEIAVGTTVNFVWESDNHNIVVENQPDDANWEGTEGEASVTYDTGHEYSHTFETTGTYDYYCQPHVGAGMEASIEVVESLDTGGSTGPVLPESAKTLAVATTAAMLSVLSLAYFFMRYGGDFETPE; encoded by the coding sequence ATGGACGAAGACGCTACGGACGCACCTGTCTCGCGCCGGCAGTTCATGACGGCCGTCACGGGCGCGGCCGCGGCCGGCACCGCGGGCGTCGCCGGCGCACAGGAGGAGGAAACGACCGGCGAGGGCGGCGGTGGCGGTGGCGGCGGTGCGACCGAGGAGGTCGTCGTCGGTCCCGGCGGCGACCTCGTCTACGAGCCCGCCGATCTCGAGATCGCGGTCGGGACGACCGTGAACTTCGTGTGGGAGTCCGACAACCACAACATCGTCGTCGAGAACCAGCCCGACGACGCGAACTGGGAGGGCACCGAGGGCGAAGCATCGGTGACGTACGACACCGGCCACGAGTACTCGCATACCTTCGAGACGACCGGTACCTACGATTACTACTGTCAGCCCCACGTCGGCGCCGGCATGGAGGCGTCGATCGAGGTCGTCGAGAGCCTCGACACCGGCGGGTCGACGGGGCCCGTGCTCCCCGAAAGCGCGAAGACGCTCGCCGTGGCGACGACCGCCGCGATGCTCTCCGTACTCTCGCTCGCGTACTTCTTCATGCGGTACGGCGGCGACTTCGAGACGCCCGAGTGA